Proteins encoded together in one Amblyomma americanum isolate KBUSLIRL-KWMA chromosome 1, ASM5285725v1, whole genome shotgun sequence window:
- the LOC144114434 gene encoding kelch-like protein 36 has translation MKEVSRHSDGTVPGFRMVHFESPPHASALLNGLNLLRARGQLLDVTLIAGGREFKAHRVVLAACSDYFRAMFTDAMLESRQPEICLNGVSAQGLRCLLEYAYTSRLVLSLANIQDVLATANHVGLTPVVEACSSYLQDQLDLENCIDVATLAETYSLRRLRKRVYRFICANLHQFAKTPEFQRLSTTQMEHLLACDFPVNCPEGDVLSFVLSWVACDVAGRLSQARKLVSYVCFSEIPASKLAELWDSPVLQCLFSRRIPPHLSGIGGQPPPSLVNTRGMELVLLKVGGFGLSGVTNEITYYLPSAARWKYLTSIPHVEQCNFGTAVLGNELYVVGGCFNQSLHQENVHPFGFRYNALIGEWSTMAPMRWERCRFALCVARDHLYAVGGAGEVLGDTDTPEDGEAHCERYDPHSDVWIPVAPLPGARTQHAGTAWGPYLFVSGGLNADSVLNSLLRYDTRTDSWETMAPMSTPRADHSMVVYSDRLVVCGGWYEDGATGTRVLAESVEAYDIATNAWTPVTTVPTPRYHAGVAVLGSWLYTVGGFHSDTTFDRASGIVERFDLDGNLGWEEAEPYPQDVWEHVCCTLFVPRCRDDLDVISDKTLM, from the coding sequence ATGAAGGAAGTCTCAAGACACAGTGATGGGACAGTACCGGGATTCCGGATGGTTCACTTTGAGTCACCACCACATGCCAGCGCACTTCTAAATGGTCTCAACCTTTTGCGGGCTCGAGGTCAGCTTCTTGACGTGACATTGATTGCTGGTGGACGAGAGTTCAAAGCACACCGTGTTGTGCTTGCTGCCTGCAGTGACTATTTTCGGGCTATGTTTACGGATGCCATGCTTGAGAGTCGGCAGCCTGAGATTTGTCTTAATGGAGTCAGCGCCCAGGGCCTGCGATGTCTGCTGGAGTATGCATATACATCCAGGCTGGTGCTAAGCTTGGCAAACATTCAAGACGTATTGGCTACAGCTAATCATGTTGGGCTCACCCCTGTCGTTGAAGCCTGCTCTTCCTACCTCCAAGAtcagcttgaccttgaaaactgcATTGACGTTGCCACACTTGCTGAAACGTATTCGTTGAGGAGACTTCGGAAGCGAGTTTATCGCTTTATTTGTGCAAATTTGCATCAGTTCGCAAAAACGCCCGAATTCCAGCGGCTCTCGACGACTCAGATGGAGCACCTGCTTGCCTGTGATTTCCCTGTCAACTGCCCTGAAGGAGATGTGCTGTCTTTCGTACTGAGCTGGGTTGCCTGTGATGTAGCAGGCCGTCTCTCACAGGCACGGAAGTTGGTGTCTTACGTTTGCTTTTCAGAGATTCCAGCATCTAAGCTTGCCGAGTTGTGGGACTCTCCAGTGCTCCAGTGCCTTTTTTCACGAAGGATTCCTCCACATCTGTCCGGCATTGGTGGTCAGCCACCTCCGAGCCTAGTAAACACGCGAGGTATGGAGCTAGTCTTGCTCAAGGTGGGAGGATTCGGCTTGTCAGGGGTGACCAATGAAATCACATACTACCTGCCAAGTGCAGCTCGTTGGAAATATCTCACCTCTATTCCTCATGTGGAGCAGTGCAATTTTGGCACAGCTGTTCTTGGAAACGAGCTTTATGTTGTTGGTGGCTGCTTCAACCAGAGCCTGCACCAGGAGAATGTGCACCCCTTTGGTTTCCGTTACAATGCACTCATTGGCGAGTGGTCAACCATGGCGCCTATGCGTTGGGAGCGCTGTCGATTTGCTCTCTGCGTGGCTCGAGACCACCTGTATGCAGTgggtggtgctggtgaagtgCTAGGTGACACAGACACCCCAGAGGACGGAGAGGCCCACTGTGAACGTTACGACCCACACTCTGATGTGTGGATCCCGGTCGCCCCACTTCCTGGGGCTCGAACTCAGCATGCTGGAACAGCGTGGGGCCCATACCTGTTTGTCTCTGGGGGCCTTAATGCAGACTCTGTGCTCAACTCCCTTCTTCGCTACGATACCCGCACTGACAGCTGGGAAACAATGGCGCCCATGTCAACTCCCAGAGCTGACCACTCCATGGTGGTCTACAGTGATCGGCTTGTGGTCTGTGGTGGATGGTATGAAGATGGTGCAACGGGCACGCGAGTCCTTGCAGAGTCAGTCGAGGCGTATGACATTGCTACAAATGCATGGACACCCGTGACAACAGTGCCAACACCGCGTTACCATGCTGGTGTTGCAGTGCTTGGCTCCTGGTTGTACACAGTTGGCGGTTTCCATAGTGACACAACATTTGATAGGGCGAGTGGAATTGTTGAAAGATTTGACTTGGATGGCAACCTTGGTTGGGAAGAAGCTGAACCTTACCCACAAGATGTATGGGAGCACGTATGTTGCACCCTTTTCGTCCCACGCTGTAGAGACGACCTTGATGTCATTTCAGACAAGACATTAATGTGA